A window of Bacillus sp. DX3.1 genomic DNA:
TTTCTGTTTTATAATTGGACTTATGACTTATACAATGTTTGTTAAAAAAGCAACCCCGCAAATTTATTACACACCAGTTGATTCCATCACAGCGCAACCACATGTAAACAAAGATAAGGAAAAGAAAGGCTTTTAAGCCTTTCTTTTATCTGTTTATTCCTGTTTGGATGGAGCGCACCAATTTAAAAAACGAGATACTTTAAAAAATACTGATTGGCCCAGCTCCTATAAGACGAATTTACATGTTGGAAATCCCGTGCAATAATAGCCCAAACAGTAAACTAATAAAAGTAGTGTAAATGACATGTCATAACTCCTTTCGATAGATTTTTTTCACAGATTCCAAAAACATCAAACTACAAATGAAACAAATGTGGTTAGGAGGGAGGTAACTGCTCATAAGAGAGCGATAAATTCAACTAACCATAAGTGGACAATGAAGCATCCACTTATGGCAAGCTCACTCTATCAATCACAATTTTTCCAAGAAACGAATCTATCATTTCGAATGCTTGTTTTGTAGATTTTTCGTTATACTTTGTAGTGTAAGGGTCAAGAAATCCATGCTCTCCGGGAAGCTGCTGTATATGTAGAAATGGATTGTTTTGTTTTTGCAAAGCTGTGATAAGAGAAGGAACTGAAAAACTTGCTTCTTTTTCTGGGAAAATTAATAGCGTAGGACATGTAGGTACAATATGCGTATAATCCCGTATTC
This region includes:
- a CDS encoding DUF3951 domain-containing protein; this translates as MLIVTIGVILFTLFFCFIIGLMTYTMFVKKATPQIYYTPVDSITAQPHVNKDKEKKGF